In bacterium, the DNA window CGTTTCCGGGCCAGCTATAAGTCATCATCTTTTCAAGAATCCGGGGCTCTATACTGTAATCCACTCCTCTGCCGTACATCTTTATAAAATGTTCCGCCAAAAATTTTATATCCTGCATATGGTCTCTCAGAGGAGGGATGAATATAGGGATCACATTCAAACGATAATATAAATCCTCCCGGAAAAAACCCTTTTCAACTAATTTCCCGAGATCTTTCTTGGTAGCGGCAATGATTCTTATGTCTATATGCACGGTTTCCGTGCCTCCCAGCCTTTCAAAACACCTTTCCTGAAGGACCCTGAGAAGCTTAACCTGAATTTTCGGGCTTATATCATCGATATCATCAAGAAATATCGTGCCTCCGTCCGCCTGTTCAAACCTCCCTATTTTTTTTGCTTTTGCATCCGTATACGCGCCCTTCTCATGTCCGAATAATTCATCTTCAAGAAGTGTTTCGGGAAAAACAGCACAGCTCAGCTTAACAAGCGTTTTTCTTTTTCTTAAGCTTTTCGCATGTATAAGATTTGCCACGAGTTCCTTGCCTGTACCCGATTCACCGCACAGCAAAACAGATGAATCCGCCGGAGCGACCGTTTCAATCAGGTTAAAAATCTCTTTCATTTCCCGGCTGCGGCCTACCAGATTGCCAAATCCGGCATCTCCCGATATTTGTTGCTTTAATTTAAAGTTTTCGACCTTCAGTTCATGCAATTCCTCTATCTTTTTTACTTTCAGGATTACTTCTTCGTTCATAAACGGTTTTACAATATAATCATTCGCGCCCAACTTCATAGCCTGCACAGCCTGTTCAACATCTCCAAACGCCGTAATCAGTATCACCTCCGTCTCGGGCATTTCATCTTTAATGTATTTAAGCAAAGATATACCGTTCATACCGGGCATGCGGATATCGGAAATTACACAGTCGAATTTCCGTTCTTTGAGCATATTAACGGCTTCATTCCCGTTTTCAACGGCAAAGACCGAAAATCCCGATTCTTCAAGGCTGTCTTTCAGCGTCAGCCTTATGCCCTGTTCATCATCAGCTATAAGAATTTTCACGCGTTATCTCCGGCAGAAGGAAATTTAATCACAAATTCCGTCCCGTAATCTTTTTTGCTCCTGACATCAATCATACCGTTATGATTTCTGATTATGTTATGTGTGATAGACAATCCAAGGCCTATTCCCCGGCCTGAGATCTTAGATGTATAGAAAAGGTCGAATATCTTAGGCAGTTCAACATCGTCTATTCCGCAGCCGTTATCCTTAATTTTCACAATCACAAAACCGTTTTCCGTTTCAGTGCTTATCTCTATTTTCCCCCCTTCGGAAACCGCGTCAACCGCATTAAGCAGGAGGTTAAGGAAGGCCTGCTGCAAATCGGACATATCGCCCGTAATTTTAGCACCTGAAATTTTAAACTTTGTTTTAACTTCAACCTGTTTCTCTTCTATCTTGTGCTCTATAAAAGCCAGCGATCTTTCCAATGCTTCGTTAATATTTACAGGCGCCGCGCTTGTTTTGCTCTGAGAAAATTCAAACCTTAAAATTTTTCTTACAGTATCGCGTATTTTCTGCAATCCGCTGTAAACCATATCCAGATATTCAATCTCCTTTGATGAAAGGTCCTGCTGTTTTCTCAATTGGGCAACAGCATTTATCATGCCCCCGAGAGGATTATTAATTTCATGGGCTATACCGGCTGCAAGCTGCCCGGTCGCGGCCAGCCTTTGAGCAATAATCATCTGCCTTTCTTTTTTATCAACTTCATTGTGAAGGCTTTCAAGCTTATTTTGATTTATATCCTTAAGGTTCTGCAGCTCAGTCGTCATCTTATTAAAAACGTTTATAAACGATGATATTTCATCTTGCCCCTTAAAAATTTCTATTGTTTTGCCGTAATCCTCTCTGGATATGCTTTCCAGCCGTTCTCGAAGGCGTTCAAGAGGCCTCAATATAAAACCTGAAATCATCATATACGCGGCCCATGATATTACAAGCATGCTCAATATAAAAATCAGTATTGAAAAATTAAAAGTGTTTGCTATTATTTTGCCCGTGAAAGGTTCCCTGTCTATGCCGGCGGAAATAAACAACGAGTTTTTATTATTCGAAACATAGATATCGCTGCCAGGCCTTATCAGGCTATTTTCCTTTTCGCTGACATTCACATTTACTATATAAGGGAACTTCTCGGACAGGGAAGCGAGTTTCTGATTCGCGGCATCGGGAAGGTTTATATCCGATACATTTAATCTGATGATTTCTTCCGCAAGACCGCTAAAATCCGAAACCGTGTTCCTCTCTATGATAAGCGCCTTTGTATAGAGGGCTGTGAAATAGGCAATGAACAAACCGCAAATAAGCACCATAAAAGCAAAGATAACAATTATAAACTTCTGTTTCAGGCTCATGGAATAGAAGACCCCGAGAAGCAAATACCAAAACAAGAGGATTCAGGAATAAGCTTTCTCGTTTTGTGCCCGCCTCTTTTATAAGTATCAAAAACCTGTTTTGCTATCCTGAAAGCTTCTGGATTAAAGCAATTAAAGGTAAAAACAGAGCTATGACAATAAAACCGACTATCACGGCCAATGAGACAATCAGCACAGGTTCCAAAAGAGAAGTCAACCCGGCAACCGCATTATCAACATCCTCATCATAATTGTCGGCTATTTTTATCAACATTTCCGCAAGTTCACCTGTTTCTTCGCCGACGTCTATCATACTTACGACAACAGGCGGGAAAACTTTACTCTGCTTCAGCGGTTCTACTATCGATTCTCCTTCCCTGATGCTGTCATGGACACTTTCGACAGCCGTTGATATCACTTCATTACCGACAGTATCTTTTACTATCGACAGCGCCTGCAGAATGGGAACTCCGCTCGTAATCAGCGTGCCGAGTGTTCTGGTAAACCGCGCAATCGCGACTTTCCTCACCAGCGACCCGAAAACCGGAGCATTGAGTTTCAGAGAGTCCATGGCAAACTTTCCTTTTTTGGTTTTCGCGATTAATTTTATCGAAACTACTATTCCCGCAATGGCTATAATAGGGACATACCAGTTCTCAATGCAAAAATCACTGGCATTAATCAAAAATTGTGTAACAGGCGGTAGCTCAAGTTTCATATCCTTAAACATATCTCCGAACTTGGGCACGATAAAAGCCATAAGGAAAGCCAATACGCCAAGAGCCACTATTATAACGAAAGCGGGATATATCATAGCCGATTTGACCTTAGCCTTCAGTTTTTCGCTTTTCTCCATAAAATCGGCAACCCTGTTCAGAACAAGCTCGAGAACTCCTCCCGCTTCGCCCGCTTTTACCATATTTACGAATAACTTTGAAAAAATCTTCGGATAATGAGCCAGCGCTTCGGAAAAGGTGCTGCCCCCTTCAACCATATCCGAAAGTTCGTTTACGGTTCTCTTCAATGTCGCGTTCTTCTCCTGACTCTTCAATACATTAAGACACCTTAAGAGCGGAAGCCCGGCATCAATCAATGTCGCAAGCTGTCTTGTGAACATAGCAAGATTTTTGCTTTTTACACCGCCGCCGAGAAAACTGAGTTCCATCTGCATAAAACTTTTCTTTCCCTGCTGAGGAGAACCCATCACCGGTTTTTTTGCATCCTGCTGTGTAACTTTAGTGGGAAATAAACCTTTATCTCTTAATTTCGCGATAGCATCATTGACATTGCTCGCATCAATTGTCCCGTGAATCTCTTTCCCCTTGGAATCCATGGCATTATAATTAAACATTCCCATATCGTTATCCTCCGAAGGATTTAACTGATTTCAGTCCACAAAGCCACTTCTTCTATGGTCGTGTCCCCGTCAAACAATTTTATCATGGCATCTTCATGCAAAGTCCTCATTCCGAGTTCTTTCGCTTTTTCTTTTATTGCCACCGCGGGGGCTTTTTCCATAATAAGTTCCCTTATTTCATCCGTTATGATAAGAAGCTCAAATATCCCCGCTCTACCCTTATATCCGGTATTGTTGCAGTTATCACAACCTTTACCGAAATAGAATTTTTTCCCTTTTACTTCATCGGGAGTCAATCCCACCTGTATAAGCATCTCTTCAGTCGGTTCAAACTCGGTTTTACATTTCGTACAAGTCGTTCTTACCAGCCGCTGCGCAAGAATCGCCTGGAGCGTCGACGTTATAAGGAACGGTTCAACATTCATATCTATCAGCCTGGTAATACTTCCTGACGCATCGTTGGTATGGAGCGTGCTGAAGACCAAATGTCCTGTCAGGGACGCCTGGATAGCAATTTCCGCCGTTTCAAGGTCGCGGATTTCCCCAACCATTATTTTATCGGGGTCCTGCCTCAATATGCTCCTGAGACAGCGGGCAAAGGTCAATCCTATTTCTTCTCTTATGGCTACCTGGATAATACCTTCTATATCATATTCAACGGGATCTTCCGTTGTTATAAGTTTTTCTTCTATCTTGTTTATTTTCCGGAGGCAGGAATATAACGTGGTTGTTTTCCCCGAACCTGTCGGACCTGTTACTATAACAATACCGTTTGGTTTGATTATCAAATCTTCAATAATTTTCATGGTGTCTTCTTTGAGTCCAAGCGCCTCGAGGTCAAGCTGGACATTGCTTCTGTCAAGAACTCTCATAACGACACTTTCGCCGAATTGCGTCGGAAGCGTGGAAATTCTCAAATCAACATTTCTTCCGCTTATATTCAACTGTATCCTGCCGTCCTGGGGAAGCCGCCTTTCCGCAATGTCAAGGTTCGCCATAACTTTTATTCTTGAGGTTATGGCCAGCGCCAGATGTTTAGGGGGCGGAACCATCTCATACAAAACTCCGTCTATCCTATAACGTATTTTAAATTCATCCTCGAAAGGTTCAAAATGGATATCGCTCGCCCTGTCTTTAATAGCCTGAATTAAAACAAGATTGAGGAGCCTTACTACGGGCGCTTCGCTCGCCAGTTCTTTCAGGCTTGTAAGGTCCATATTCTCCGAATCTTCAACCGAACCTGAAGGCATTTCTTCTTCTATCTCTTCCAAAAGTTCCGTAAATGTCTCGGTCTCATCTCCATAATATTTTTTAATAGCATCCTCTATATCCTGTTTGTTGCTGATAGCGCCTTTTATATCCATATCAATCATAAATCTCAAGTCATCAAGCATATTGGGATTGAGAGGATCCGCCATAGCAATAATCAAAGTATTGCCTCTTAATTCACAGGGTAAAATTTCATACAGCCTCGCCATATTTGAAGGAATCTTATCTATAACTTCTTTGGGGATCTCGGCTTTTTTTAAGTTAACTGTTTCCATGCCGAGTTCCTGGCCGAGAGCCATTATAATATCTTCTTCCGAAACATACCCGAAATCAACAAGAACATGTCCGAGCAGCCTGCCGGTACGCTCATGTTCATCTTTGGCTTCTCCAAGCTGTTCCTTTGTAATAAGCCCTCTCTCAACCAAGAGCTGTCCTAAAAAAATACTGTCGGTGGTCATCCTGTGTCTTACCTCTTGCCCTTGTTAAGTTTCTCGATAATTTCACCCGGGTCCTGAGCATATGCTATCAAATCCTCATACCTGATAAGATTGGCCCTGTAAAGTTCATACAGATGGGCATCAAGCGTATGCATTCCGAGTTTCTGTCCGGTCTGAAGATCCGAAACGATTCTGAAAGTTTTCTTCTCCCTGATATGAGCCCTTATCGAATCTGTGGCAATCATAACCTCAAAGGCGGCGATTCTGCCTTTGCCGTCGGCTTTTACCAATAACTGCTGGGATATCACAGCCTGGATGGACGCCGCAACCTGCTGTCTTATCTGCTCCTGCTGATTTGCGGGAAACGCATTGATTATCCTATCCATCGTCCTGACCGCGCCCGTCGTATGTAACGTCGCAAAGACAAGGTGCCCGGTTTCCGCCGCTGTTATCGCAGCCTCCATCGTGGTAACATCTCTCATTTCACCTACAAGCACTACATCCGGGTCCTGCCTTAATGCTCTCCTCAGCGCTTCGGAAAAGGATGGGACATCCACCCCTATTTCTCTTTGTGTTACAATACAGTTTTTGTGCTTATGATAATATTCAATAGGATCTTCAATAGTTATAATATGCGCTTTCCTCTCATCATTAATAAAGTCGATCATGGTGGCAAGCGTCGTGGTTTTTCCCGACCCGGTCGGGCCTGTAACCAGAACAAGTCCTCTCGGTTTATACAAAAGGTCTTTAAGTCCGGGGCCAAGCCCTATTTCTTCAAAACTCATAAGTTTAGACGGTATCAACCTCAAGCTTAATGCATACCTGCCTTTCTGACGGTAAACACTTACCCTGAACCTTGCCTGTTCTCCGAATCCGAAACCGAAATCGGTGCCACCCTCTTCTCTCACCCTCTGGATATGGACTTCGGATGTCACGGCTTTCATAAGACGTTCCGTGTCTGCGGGCGTAAGTTTTTCCCCTTCGATAGGGCACAGTTCCCCATCCATCCTTAAAACGGGCGGAGAATCAACGGTTATATGAAGGTCCGAAGCACTCTCATCCACAACCAACTGCAGAAGATCTTTCATCTCATACATATTTTTTCCCTCTCAAATTCATACTATTCAATATCCATCTGTGTAATGCGAAAAACTTCATCCAAAGTAGTAATCCCGCCCAAAACTTTTCTTATACCGTCTTCCCGCAAAGTTCTCATCCCCACTTCTCTTGCTTTCTGCCTTATAACTCCGCTCGTACATTTCTGATATATCATCTTTCTTATTTCATCATTGACTATCAGCAACTCATAGATTCCTATTCTTCCTCTATATCCCGTATTGTTACACTCGCTACAGCCGGCGCCTTTATAAAATTTCATATCTTTTATTTTCTCAGGGTCAAGTTTCGCGGCGGACATTTCATACTCGCTGGGCTTATATTCCTGTTTACACGCATTACAGATTTTCCTGACCAGCCTCTGAGCTAAAATAGCCTGTACGGAAGACGCAACCAGGAACGGTTTAACACCCTGGTCTATCAGCCTCGTAATGGCCCCCGATGAATCATTGGTATGAAGCGTGGAAAATACCAAATGACCTGTCAGGGACGCCTGTACCGCAATATTTGCCGTTTCAATATCACGGATTTCACCGATCATTATAACATTGGGAGCCTGCCTTAATATTGATCTCAGCACATTTGCGAATGTAAGACCTATATCCTCATTAACCTGCACCTGATTTATCCCTGACAGCATATACTCGACAGGGTCTTCAACCGTTATAATTTTTCTGTCAGGCCGGTTTATATAATTCAGAGCGCCGTACAGCGTCGTGGTTTTTCCGCTGCCGGTAGGGCCTGTTATAAGCAATATCCCGTTGGGGAGAGCTATGAGACTTTCAAAAGTTTCCTGGTCGTCGGCAAAAAATCCGAGTTCGGAAAGGCCCAGGAGAAGGCTTGATTTGTCAAGCAGCCTCAATACAACACTTTCCCCGTGATTGGCGGGCAGGGACGAAACACGCAAATCTATCTCTTTTCCCATCAGATTGATTTTTATCCTGCCGTCCTGAGGAAGCCGTTTTTCGGCAATAGACATATTGGACATAATTTTTATTCTCGAAATAATGGAACCCTGAAGTCTTTTGGGCGGAGACTGCATTTCATGAAGGACACCGTCTATTCTGTAACGGACCCTGAATTTTCTTTCCAGCGGTTCCAGATGAATATCGCTTGACCTCATCTTGAACGCTTCTAAAATCAGCAAACTTACAAGTTTTATAACGGGAGCTTCTTCGGCTACTCCTTCTTCTTCCGCATTGCGCGTTTTTTCATCTAAAAAAGTTATATCCCCCTCGCTGAGTTCGGCAATCATTTTATCCACTGTTTCTTCGGTAACTCCATAGTATTTATCAAGAGCCGCCAGGATGTCCTCTTTTGTGGCTACTACCCCTTCTATATTACACTTCAGAACAAAACTTAAATTATCAAATATATCCGCATCAGTGGGTTCGAACAGCGCAACCGTAAGAGTGTCTCCTTTCTTTTTGATGGGAACAATCTTGTACTTTTTTGCGGTTTCGGGCGGGATTAATTTTATTATGTCCTTGGGAATATCTATATCGCTTAACTGGATGAACTCCATTCCGAATTGGACTGCCAGAGCTTTAAGAATGTCAATTTCCCTGCACAAACCGAGCTCAACAAGGGCTTCCTGAAAACTTTTTCCTGTTTTGACAGAATGTTCCTTGGCCTTTTCAACGGATTCTTCATCAACCAGGCCGACATCCATCAGAATACTGGCAATATAATCACTTTGTTGGGTCATAAATATCCATCAAAATTTTAAAATAGAAATAAAAGCAAAGCCAAAAGAATCAGAAAGACCGTTACAAAAATGTAACATGTCTCACCTATAAGTTCAACTAATTACTATATTTTCAGATTGGGGTCTGCATGAAATCCGCCGTTCAGGCCTCTTCTGATAATTTCAAATCCCAAGCCGGCAACCATCGCCGCATTGTCAGTACACAAATCTAAAGGAGGGATAAAAAGCTCTATATTGTTTTTTTCACAATCTATCGAAAATTTCTCTCTCAGCCTGCTGTTGCATGCGACCCCTCCGCCTAAAATTATTCTGTTTATGCCGTATTTAAAGGAAGCCTTTATGGTCCTGGAAACAAGAACATCCGCTACCGCTTCCTGGAAAGATGCGGCGATAGACGGAATGTCCAGCCCGGATTTTTCGTTATCTTTCACATAATATAAAACCGCCGTTTTCAATCCGCTGAAACTGAAAAAATAAGGGTTCTTCTTCACTCTTGCTCTTGGAAAATTAATTAAAGAAGGGTTTCCCCCCGCGGCAATTTTTTGTATTGCGGGCCCGCCCGGATATTCAAGCCCCAAAAGTTTGGCGACTTTATCAAACGCTTCACCCGCAGCATCATCAACTGTCGTGCCCAATAGCTCATATTCGTCAATATCTTTCGCTATACCGAGTAATGTGTGGCCTCCGGAAACAAGAAGCCAGATAAAAGGCATTTTTAAAGAATCTTCCGAAAGGAAATTCGCATACACATGCGCATGCAGGTGATTGACGCCTGCAAGGGGTTTTTTTATAGATTCGGCAAATGCTTCGGCAAAAGAAATGCCTACCAATAATGCTCCAATCAAACCCGGGCCCCTGGTAACAGCTACACCGTCTATATCCGAAACTTTTATGCCGGCAGACTGTATCGCGATATCCACAATGTTCCCTATGCTTTCAAGATGAGCCCTGCTGGCTATTTCAGGGACAACACCCCCGAATCTCCTGTGTATATCGACCTGTGAAGAAATGATATTGGATAATATTTTTTTACCTCCGGAGACCACGGCGGCTGAAGTTTCATCACAGGAAGTTTCAATACCTAATATTTTCAATATCCATCCCCTATTATTACCATTTCGGACGCGGGAACGATTTTTAAATCATTATATTTTATCACATCCAGATAAGAAATCAGAATCTTCAGCGTCTGTTCGCGGTAATGCCCAATACCAACCGCTTTGCCTTCCTTTTTTGACAGCCTTATTAAATTTTCAAAAGCATCCCTTATCGCTTTATCTTCTTTGACATTGTCCAGGAAAATATCCCTTTTTATGACAGGACACCCGATTTCTTCCGCAACCTCACAGATGACGGAACTACTTGAGGTAAGGCTGTCGACAAAGAAAAGACCTTTTTCATCCGTTTGCTTCAGAACCGTCCTGATAAGATTCTTTGCCCCGCAGGCTTTTGATCCCATATGATTATTTATTCCGGCGGCAAAAGGAACGGATTCAAGGTTTTTTTCCAGAGTTTCCCTTACCTCCTGTTCATTCATATCCGAAAGGATTACCCCTTTACCCGCATCAACTGTCATGGATTCAGGCTCCATCGGACAATGAAGCATAACTTCAAAACCCATTGAGTTCAATTTAGCCGCGCTCTCTTTCGAATACCGCAGGTGCGGAAGCACGGCACAGTCAACAGGTTCTTTTATTTTTTCAAGCAGACGGAAATAATTCAAACTGTTGCCGAAATCATCGATTATTATGGCCACGTAACCCGAATATACGCGGTTGAACCTCAAAACCCCCGTTTTCTTCCTTTTAATGAAAATAAGATGTTTTTCAAAACACCCAGTCCCATCCGACAGCTCTATCTTTTTCGCCGGCTGAACTTTCGCCCCGGATCTGACGAATATGCTTTTCAAGCCGTCCGTTATATCCTTTGCTAAATAATCCTCAGAGGGTTTCAGAAAAATATCGACACAAAAACCCGTATTCCTCTTTTCTGCGAAGCTGATTTTATTGGCAATACCTTTCTGGCGGAGGTATAAAGAAACTTCTTCCACAAGTTTTACCGGCTCTTTTCCGGAAGGCCCGGAGAGCGTTCTTTTTTTCCTGGCGGACAACGATTCTGTTGGGAGAAACAGGATAAAAACCAATAAAATAGTCAGAGAAAAACGGCACAATACGGAATTAGTTAACACTTTTCTCCTTGGCAAAAGAAGCATCCGACAACGTCTTATCAAATATATCCATAGCTTTTAAAAGGTCTATTGCCCTTTGAAGCTGTATGTCTTTGACTTCTTCTTCATCTACTGCATTTTTTTCGGCATTATCAGTCTGTTCACTCTGCTTCAAAGCTTTTTCAAGCTCCGCATATTTCTTTAAAACAAGTTTTACTTCCTCTTCATCAGAAATGTCAACTTCAATATCGGGAATAATTCCCACCCCGTGTATGGTAACTCCGCTGGGAGTAAAATATTTTGCGGTAGTCAACCTTAATGCTGAACCGTCATTCAGGGGTATAACACTCTGCACAGATCCCTTGCCAAATGTTTTTTCCCCTATTAAAATAGCTTTTTTATAGTCCTTAAGCGCGCCCGCAACTATTTCAGAACCGCTTGCAGAACCATTGTTTATAAGCACCGCGATAGGGTATTCTTTATGGGTTGTCCTGTCTTTCGCGTTAAAAACTACGTTTTGCGAAGGCAACTTGCCCTGTATGGACACTATGACTTTGCCGTTTTCCACAAACCTGTCAGCCACTTCAACGGCTGTCTGCAATAACCCGCCGGGATTATTTCTTAAATCAATTATCAATGACTTCATGCCTCTGGTTTCCATATCCGTTAACGCTTTTTCAAAATCTCTGCCTGTATTTTCCTGGAACTGTACAATCCTGATATAGCCGATACTATTCTCAAGTATTTTGGCATCTTTAATGCTTTCGACTTTTATGATGTCCCTTACAACATCAAAATCCAATACTTTTTGATTTGACCTTAATACAACAATATGCACTTTTGTGCCCGGCTTTCCCCTCAGCTTGCTGACGGCTTTCATTAAAGTCATATCCTTCGTGCTTTCACCGTCGATTTTAATTATTTTGTCGCCGGTTTTTAAACCTGCGCGCTCGGCAGGCGTTCCTTCCATCGGCGCAATAACCGTAAGCAGGCTATCCCTGACTGTTATTTCTATCCCGAGGCCGCCAAACTCACCTTCCGTTTCAACTTTAATTTCCTTATACATTTCCGGTTCCATGAACTGGCTGTGAGGATCAAGTT includes these proteins:
- a CDS encoding sigma-54 dependent transcriptional regulator translates to MKILIADDEQGIRLTLKDSLEESGFSVFAVENGNEAVNMLKERKFDCVISDIRMPGMNGISLLKYIKDEMPETEVILITAFGDVEQAVQAMKLGANDYIVKPFMNEEVILKVKKIEELHELKVENFKLKQQISGDAGFGNLVGRSREMKEIFNLIETVAPADSSVLLCGESGTGKELVANLIHAKSLRKRKTLVKLSCAVFPETLLEDELFGHEKGAYTDAKAKKIGRFEQADGGTIFLDDIDDISPKIQVKLLRVLQERCFERLGGTETVHIDIRIIAATKKDLGKLVEKGFFREDLYYRLNVIPIFIPPLRDHMQDIKFLAEHFIKMYGRGVDYSIEPRILEKMMTYSWPGNVRELENAIERAIALSGENKRLKEEHLFLSQKKDALYGIADNLKLRDYVEKLSARHIAEVLKKAGGKKSLAAKILGISRKSLWEKMKEHNIENEKNL
- a CDS encoding ATP-binding protein translates to MSLKQKFIIVIFAFMVLICGLFIAYFTALYTKALIIERNTVSDFSGLAEEIIRLNVSDINLPDAANQKLASLSEKFPYIVNVNVSEKENSLIRPGSDIYVSNNKNSLFISAGIDREPFTGKIIANTFNFSILIFILSMLVISWAAYMMISGFILRPLERLRERLESISREDYGKTIEIFKGQDEISSFINVFNKMTTELQNLKDINQNKLESLHNEVDKKERQMIIAQRLAATGQLAAGIAHEINNPLGGMINAVAQLRKQQDLSSKEIEYLDMVYSGLQKIRDTVRKILRFEFSQSKTSAAPVNINEALERSLAFIEHKIEEKQVEVKTKFKISGAKITGDMSDLQQAFLNLLLNAVDAVSEGGKIEISTETENGFVIVKIKDNGCGIDDVELPKIFDLFYTSKISGRGIGLGLSITHNIIRNHNGMIDVRSKKDYGTEFVIKFPSAGDNA
- the gspF gene encoding type II secretion system inner membrane protein GspF produces the protein MGMFNYNAMDSKGKEIHGTIDASNVNDAIAKLRDKGLFPTKVTQQDAKKPVMGSPQQGKKSFMQMELSFLGGGVKSKNLAMFTRQLATLIDAGLPLLRCLNVLKSQEKNATLKRTVNELSDMVEGGSTFSEALAHYPKIFSKLFVNMVKAGEAGGVLELVLNRVADFMEKSEKLKAKVKSAMIYPAFVIIVALGVLAFLMAFIVPKFGDMFKDMKLELPPVTQFLINASDFCIENWYVPIIAIAGIVVSIKLIAKTKKGKFAMDSLKLNAPVFGSLVRKVAIARFTRTLGTLITSGVPILQALSIVKDTVGNEVISTAVESVHDSIREGESIVEPLKQSKVFPPVVVSMIDVGEETGELAEMLIKIADNYDEDVDNAVAGLTSLLEPVLIVSLAVIVGFIVIALFLPLIALIQKLSG
- the gspE gene encoding type II secretion system ATPase GspE, with the protein product MTTDSIFLGQLLVERGLITKEQLGEAKDEHERTGRLLGHVLVDFGYVSEEDIIMALGQELGMETVNLKKAEIPKEVIDKIPSNMARLYEILPCELRGNTLIIAMADPLNPNMLDDLRFMIDMDIKGAISNKQDIEDAIKKYYGDETETFTELLEEIEEEMPSGSVEDSENMDLTSLKELASEAPVVRLLNLVLIQAIKDRASDIHFEPFEDEFKIRYRIDGVLYEMVPPPKHLALAITSRIKVMANLDIAERRLPQDGRIQLNISGRNVDLRISTLPTQFGESVVMRVLDRSNVQLDLEALGLKEDTMKIIEDLIIKPNGIVIVTGPTGSGKTTTLYSCLRKINKIEEKLITTEDPVEYDIEGIIQVAIREEIGLTFARCLRSILRQDPDKIMVGEIRDLETAEIAIQASLTGHLVFSTLHTNDASGSITRLIDMNVEPFLITSTLQAILAQRLVRTTCTKCKTEFEPTEEMLIQVGLTPDEVKGKKFYFGKGCDNCNNTGYKGRAGIFELLIITDEIRELIMEKAPAVAIKEKAKELGMRTLHEDAMIKLFDGDTTIEEVALWTEIS
- a CDS encoding PilT/PilU family type 4a pilus ATPase, with protein sequence MYEMKDLLQLVVDESASDLHITVDSPPVLRMDGELCPIEGEKLTPADTERLMKAVTSEVHIQRVREEGGTDFGFGFGEQARFRVSVYRQKGRYALSLRLIPSKLMSFEEIGLGPGLKDLLYKPRGLVLVTGPTGSGKTTTLATMIDFINDERKAHIITIEDPIEYYHKHKNCIVTQREIGVDVPSFSEALRRALRQDPDVVLVGEMRDVTTMEAAITAAETGHLVFATLHTTGAVRTMDRIINAFPANQQEQIRQQVAASIQAVISQQLLVKADGKGRIAAFEVMIATDSIRAHIREKKTFRIVSDLQTGQKLGMHTLDAHLYELYRANLIRYEDLIAYAQDPGEIIEKLNKGKR
- the gspE gene encoding type II secretion system ATPase GspE, with the protein product MTQQSDYIASILMDVGLVDEESVEKAKEHSVKTGKSFQEALVELGLCREIDILKALAVQFGMEFIQLSDIDIPKDIIKLIPPETAKKYKIVPIKKKGDTLTVALFEPTDADIFDNLSFVLKCNIEGVVATKEDILAALDKYYGVTEETVDKMIAELSEGDITFLDEKTRNAEEEGVAEEAPVIKLVSLLILEAFKMRSSDIHLEPLERKFRVRYRIDGVLHEMQSPPKRLQGSIISRIKIMSNMSIAEKRLPQDGRIKINLMGKEIDLRVSSLPANHGESVVLRLLDKSSLLLGLSELGFFADDQETFESLIALPNGILLITGPTGSGKTTTLYGALNYINRPDRKIITVEDPVEYMLSGINQVQVNEDIGLTFANVLRSILRQAPNVIMIGEIRDIETANIAVQASLTGHLVFSTLHTNDSSGAITRLIDQGVKPFLVASSVQAILAQRLVRKICNACKQEYKPSEYEMSAAKLDPEKIKDMKFYKGAGCSECNNTGYRGRIGIYELLIVNDEIRKMIYQKCTSGVIRQKAREVGMRTLREDGIRKVLGGITTLDEVFRITQMDIE
- the tsaD gene encoding tRNA (adenosine(37)-N6)-threonylcarbamoyltransferase complex transferase subunit TsaD; protein product: MKILGIETSCDETSAAVVSGGKKILSNIISSQVDIHRRFGGVVPEIASRAHLESIGNIVDIAIQSAGIKVSDIDGVAVTRGPGLIGALLVGISFAEAFAESIKKPLAGVNHLHAHVYANFLSEDSLKMPFIWLLVSGGHTLLGIAKDIDEYELLGTTVDDAAGEAFDKVAKLLGLEYPGGPAIQKIAAGGNPSLINFPRARVKKNPYFFSFSGLKTAVLYYVKDNEKSGLDIPSIAASFQEAVADVLVSRTIKASFKYGINRIILGGGVACNSRLREKFSIDCEKNNIELFIPPLDLCTDNAAMVAGLGFEIIRRGLNGGFHADPNLKI
- a CDS encoding divergent polysaccharide deacetylase family protein, producing the protein MLTNSVLCRFSLTILLVFILFLPTESLSARKKRTLSGPSGKEPVKLVEEVSLYLRQKGIANKISFAEKRNTGFCVDIFLKPSEDYLAKDITDGLKSIFVRSGAKVQPAKKIELSDGTGCFEKHLIFIKRKKTGVLRFNRVYSGYVAIIIDDFGNSLNYFRLLEKIKEPVDCAVLPHLRYSKESAAKLNSMGFEVMLHCPMEPESMTVDAGKGVILSDMNEQEVRETLEKNLESVPFAAGINNHMGSKACGAKNLIRTVLKQTDEKGLFFVDSLTSSSSVICEVAEEIGCPVIKRDIFLDNVKEDKAIRDAFENLIRLSKKEGKAVGIGHYREQTLKILISYLDVIKYNDLKIVPASEMVIIGDGY